From the genome of Oncorhynchus gorbuscha isolate QuinsamMale2020 ecotype Even-year linkage group LG18, OgorEven_v1.0, whole genome shotgun sequence:
AGAGGCTATAAGTATTTTATATTTGGTGGGCAGCAGCCTAAACCTAACATCAAAATCAAGAAGTAGTGATGACGAAAAAGACTACTGACAGCAGAATAatcaggcatgcacacacagacacgccaTCAACATCACATGTTTTAGTGGAAATGAGCAGAAAGAAATGCATGGATACACTATCCAACATACTAATAACAGTAGCCAATGTGTCTGTCGGTCTAAGCTCTTGAGAGGAGCTATGCTGAGCAGTGTGagagagtgacagtgtgtagacTATATGCAGTGTGTGTTGTGACTGCAGTGCGAGAGTGTGTAGAGCAGTGAGGGGGGCTAAATGTGCACAAGTAGTGGCTGGGTCTCGCTTCCGGAAGGCTCACCCTCAGTCGGGGGCAGATGGTACACCACGCAGATGGAGGAGTACAGACAGCCCACGAATGACATCACGCTGGAAAAGTACATCACTCCCTGGGCCCCGCCTACCAGTGAGGTCAGAGGTCCCATCGACACGGACACTATGATCTGAGCCAGGAAGTACTGGCAGCTGAGCAGAGAGATGTCCACCCCGATTCCTCTCCTGGTGCCTTCTTTTGACGATCCACagaactacacacacagacaaaaacacacagcacagacagagagacagagagggcacatGTATAATTCCACATAATACTTTGCTATATCAAAATTCAACAGTTGGACAACACTGACCAACACCAGGATATAAAACACTATGTCACAGAAACCACAGTCTGAACAATATTATATTCAGTGTAATCCTATTTATCTTCACTAACCTGTGGGCTCTGGTAGTATTCACACAGCAGAGAGTAAGGTAGCGTGCATAGAGTGGAGAATAGCACCCCGTAggtgatacagagagacagcaccACATAAATGTTGGTGGAGAGCGTAGCAAGGCCTGTGCCAAGGCCAAACACCAGGTAGgcaaagaaatagagagagcggagggagaaACGTTCCTCCAGCTTCTCCAACATGGCTATGAATAGAAACGAGAGGAAGGAAAAAAAACTGTAAAACAACTAAATGTGATAAAGAATCAAAATTATGGATgttgtgtgaggtgtgtgttctGTTTTTGTGTTCTGAGTGTCTGAATGCGTTTGTGTTTTCTttttagtgtctgtgtgtgtgtgtgtgcaggactcACCTGAGTAAAAGGCAGCACTGAATGCATAGATGCACATGCCCCAGCAGCCCATGCTGACCCCCAGCATTGTAGCGTTGGTAGGCCTCAGAGTCATGGGGTGCTCTGGGATCTCCCTTGAACACCACCTCCCCCATGAAGTCAGTGTAGAATAGCAGCATGCCCTCAAAGGACAGCCAACCTTTAGGATCAAGACAGGATGGCAGATAGCTCATATTTACATAGACAAACTCACACAGCTTCCTCTGGATCACAGACAGGTGTTGTGATATCAAAGCCAAAATCACTGGTGGCTTTAACCTTGGTAGGCATACAGACAATGAAACACAAGCACAAGAGTGACATGACTCTCACCCAAAAAATGGTTAGTGCAGAGGCTGCGCAGTGATGGAGGCATCCTGTAGATGGCGATACACAGCATCCTCATTGACATCTGTGAATCTGCTGTCTCCACATTTTCACTCAGATCACTCTCATAGCGCACCCCATTCAGCAGAATATTTGCCACCTTCATTACAGGAAGAACAGGATTCAAAAAGCAAATTCTCTCAACACGATGATCTGTAAACAAACAAATCAGAGGGAATCAATTCCAGGCCGACCTGCTGACTGAAGGTCACTGTTCTGCTGCCAttttccatccctccactctggGTCACCATGGGATCCTCCACTAGTGCAAGGCTCTGAGGGCGCTTCAAGATACTAGCGGATGAACCTCGATGGGGCCCTCCCCCCATCTGAGCCTCCCCTGCCGCCAGGGTCACTGCTACTGCTCCAGGCTGAGATCCCTGGAGAGGTAGGGTGTCCCCTGGAGGCAGGGGTCGGGCTGCAGTGTCTGGGTCAAGGGGCTGTGGTGATGGCTGTCCAGTGTAGCAGTCGATGAGCACACTGTCTATAAAGGAGGTTCCCAGGGATGAGGCAAACTCGTTAATGCCAGTGAGAGAGTTGTCCCGACTGATAAAGCTGCCATATTTAGGAGTGAGCGGGCTGAGGGGGGAGAAGGGGCTGGTGAGGCTGGCACAGAGGCGTGCATTGGCATCAGGGTTCGAGGGGTGGGGTTCAGAGAACTGATAGCTATTGAGCCcagtcacttcctcttcctcctccaaacCCAGCCCTGCCCCCTGAAGAtctgggggagagggggggagagggaggctggggctCTTCAGAGAGCCCTTCTGAAGCTGCGTCTTTGGCAGGGGCCGCTCGGGGATGCTGTTGAGGGTCATGCATGTGGAAATGACCAAAGTGACACTGGTGAACATGTATATGACTCGAAGTTGACCTCCCATTGATCTCCTGAAATAAGTGTGGTCCCAGTTAATTCCACCCACGATGTACCCGAATCCACCACCCAGACCTGCATAAAGAGAGTGGGACATAATCATCATAGAGCCAATCATCATATCAATGACACTGATTATACTATCACAtcttatatatactgtatattctatCACATCttagatatactgtatgtgctATCACTATCACATCGTAGATATTCTGTATATGCTATGTCTACATCGTCAGAAGTGGTTTATATGTACATTTGACTGTCTCACATACCAGTAGTGAGTGTT
Proteins encoded in this window:
- the LOC124002861 gene encoding LOW QUALITY PROTEIN: proton-associated sugar transporter A-like (The sequence of the model RefSeq protein was modified relative to this genomic sequence to represent the inferred CDS: deleted 1 base in 1 codon), giving the protein MSSPGMGTPSDPLLASPGGRSSERPLGTTNDGPWRSSMSKTASFPSSTTRLLSHRANNFQRPPKCWKLIRPSPPPPPNTPCPLDQLDLSELPPRRTFPELLFNGCVLFGIEFSYAMETAYVTPVLLQMGLPDQFYSLVWFTSPILGFLFQPLLGAWSDRCTSRFGRRRPFILALAIGALLGLTLVLNGRDIGAAVADTATNHKWGIILTICGVVLMDFSVDSADNPSHAYMMDVCLPEDQDRGLNIHALLAGLGGGFGYIVGGINWDHTYFRRSMGGQLRVIYMFTSVTLVISTCMTLNSIPERPLPKTQLQKGSLKSPSLPLPPSPPDLQGAGLGLEEEEEVTGLNSYQFSEPHPSNPDANARLCASLTSPFSPLSPLTPKYGSFISRDNSLTGINEFASSLGTSFIDSVLIDCYTGQPSPQPLDPDTAARPLPPGDTLPLQGSQPGAVAVTLAAGEAQMGGGPHRGSSASILKRPQSLALVEDPMVTQSGGMENGSRTVTFSQQVANILLNGVRYESDLSENVETADSQMSMRMLCIAIYRMPPSLRSLCTNHFLGWLSFEGMLLFYTDFMGEVVFKGDPRAPHDSEAYQRYNAGVSMGCWGMCIYAFSAAFYSAMLEKLEERFSLRSLYFFAYLVFGLGTGLATLSTNIYVVLSLCITYGVLFSTLCTLPYSLLCEYYQSPQFCGSSKEGTRRGIGVDISLLSCQYFLAQIIVSVSMGPLTSLVGGAQGVMYFSSVMSFVGCLYSSICVVYHLPPTEGREVETGV